A genomic region of Methanobacterium sp. SMA-27 contains the following coding sequences:
- a CDS encoding ATP synthase subunit H gives MTTISEAITTIKKAENDAEKLIEDTKEKSVQKIEESCLKSKEIIEKSKEESLGEAENMLFEAETNAKKEALHISNKTAEEIEINKKTAMDKVDEASDIIVRSIL, from the coding sequence ATGACAACGATATCGGAAGCTATTACTACCATTAAAAAGGCTGAAAATGATGCTGAGAAATTAATAGAAGATACAAAAGAGAAATCGGTCCAAAAAATAGAAGAGTCCTGCTTAAAATCAAAGGAGATTATTGAAAAATCCAAGGAGGAATCTCTTGGTGAAGCTGAAAACATGTTGTTTGAAGCTGAAACTAATGCCAAAAAAGAAGCCTTGCATATATCCAATAAAACAGCTGAAGAAATTGAAATAAATAAAAAAACAGCAATGGATAAGGTAGATGAGGCATCGGACATAATTGTAAGAAGTATTTTATAG
- a CDS encoding V-type ATP synthase subunit I, translating into MFKPAKMKKLKIITLDQYADSVVKSLHESGLVQIYDISERIQQDAEWKQILRPSHATPFLGKISSLLMKVTGTADFLDSVSKKDEGILTIAKGFINPPQIEKKEVEQVEVEKLLSNAEEILNQVESQTNPLEEKLNELETENSRLKNAINVAENLIKFDVNIGDLAETKYVSVIAGKIALDSFKQFKEGMKDLPDEIVVFDNDSTDKEFKILLVVTLKQNGDKIASLLRKLEFERFELTGLSGKPEEIIENSESEIESIAKEKELILNNLAEISAEWHSELLVLKELLEIEKQRSEIFSSFGETENTVMFEGWVTKKNLEKTLGIIENMTDGHSIVDVSDPDVDKDKIPVHLDNPRFAKPYEMFVHMYSPPDYREFDPTILMAIIFPFFFGYCLTDAGYGIVDAILGLIIFRGLGRNSKLMSNIGLILIACGAWAFILGMVTNGFIGDLFPRWILGAPLPTTIGAIDAFVHPEIILVIALIVGVLHINMGLLIGSYNNITRGDVREALGSQIVWFVLEAGIIILALFYISGSMMSGAIFGGPIILLSLIMLIYFNGAFGLMDLTGFLGTILSYARLLALCLSTGGIAMTVNILTGLCESMIPVIGIVLAPIVFIGGHIANCAFQSLGAFINSLRLHYVEYFAQFYIGGSQKFKAFRTKRRHTELGGK; encoded by the coding sequence ATGTTCAAGCCGGCAAAGATGAAGAAGCTCAAGATAATTACTTTGGATCAGTATGCTGATTCTGTTGTGAAATCACTTCACGAATCAGGTTTAGTACAGATCTATGACATATCTGAGCGAATACAACAAGATGCAGAGTGGAAACAAATTCTAAGACCTTCTCATGCAACTCCTTTTCTAGGTAAAATTTCCTCCCTTTTAATGAAAGTAACTGGAACAGCAGACTTTTTAGATTCTGTAAGTAAGAAGGATGAAGGGATTTTAACTATTGCCAAAGGATTTATTAATCCTCCTCAAATTGAGAAAAAGGAAGTTGAACAAGTAGAAGTTGAAAAACTTTTATCAAATGCAGAAGAAATCCTAAATCAGGTTGAATCACAAACCAACCCCTTGGAAGAAAAGCTAAATGAACTTGAAACAGAAAATTCAAGACTGAAAAACGCCATTAATGTAGCTGAAAATTTAATAAAATTTGATGTTAATATTGGTGACTTGGCAGAAACAAAATACGTCTCTGTTATAGCAGGCAAAATTGCTTTAGATTCCTTTAAACAATTTAAAGAAGGTATGAAAGATTTACCCGATGAAATTGTGGTTTTTGATAATGACAGTACAGATAAAGAATTTAAAATACTATTGGTGGTTACCCTTAAACAAAACGGGGACAAAATTGCCAGTCTGTTAAGGAAATTAGAATTTGAAAGATTCGAATTAACTGGTCTCTCTGGTAAACCTGAGGAGATTATTGAAAATTCAGAATCAGAAATAGAATCCATTGCAAAAGAAAAAGAATTAATTTTAAACAATTTAGCAGAAATTTCTGCAGAATGGCATTCTGAATTATTGGTTTTAAAAGAACTGCTTGAAATTGAAAAACAACGCAGCGAAATATTCTCATCGTTTGGTGAAACCGAAAACACTGTTATGTTTGAAGGATGGGTTACAAAGAAAAATCTTGAAAAAACCCTCGGTATTATTGAAAACATGACTGATGGTCATTCAATTGTAGATGTATCCGATCCAGATGTTGATAAGGATAAAATACCAGTGCACTTGGATAACCCAAGGTTTGCCAAGCCATATGAAATGTTCGTTCATATGTACTCCCCACCAGATTACAGGGAGTTTGATCCAACAATTTTAATGGCAATTATATTTCCGTTCTTCTTTGGTTACTGTTTAACAGATGCCGGATACGGAATTGTTGATGCAATTTTAGGTTTAATTATATTTAGAGGACTGGGTAGAAACAGCAAACTCATGTCTAACATAGGTCTTATTCTGATTGCTTGCGGTGCATGGGCATTTATACTTGGAATGGTTACCAATGGTTTCATTGGAGATTTATTCCCAAGATGGATACTTGGCGCACCACTTCCAACAACAATTGGAGCTATTGATGCATTTGTTCATCCTGAGATCATCCTTGTAATCGCATTAATAGTTGGTGTTTTACATATAAACATGGGTCTGTTAATAGGATCATACAACAATATAACCCGTGGAGATGTAAGGGAAGCACTTGGTTCACAAATAGTTTGGTTTGTTCTCGAAGCTGGTATTATTATACTTGCATTGTTCTACATATCTGGTTCTATGATGAGTGGCGCCATATTTGGAGGTCCTATAATTCTTTTAAGCCTTATAATGCTCATTTACTTCAATGGAGCATTTGGTCTTATGGATCTTACAGGATTCCTTGGAACCATATTATCATACGCCAGGCTATTGGCATTGTGTCTTTCAACAGGCGGTATAGCCATGACAGTTAACATATTAACAGGACTCTGTGAAAGCATGATTCCAGTTATTGGTATTGTATTAGCCCCAATTGTATTCATTGGAGGACATATAGCCAATTGTGCATTCCAGAGTTTGGGTGCATTTATAAATTCATTACGTTTGCATTACGTTGAGTACTTTGCTCAGTTTTACATAGGTGGAAGTCAAAAGTTCAAAGCCTTCCGAACAAAAAGAAGACATACAGAATTAGGAGGTAAATAA
- a CDS encoding ATP synthase subunit K (produces ATP from ADP in the presence of a proton gradient across the membrane; the K subunit is a nonenzymatic component which binds the dimeric form by interacting with the G and E subunits) → MVEIVLGTALAAIGAGIAVGMAGLGSGIGQGIAAAGSVGAVAEDPDMFARGIIFTALPETQAIYGFLIAILLLVFSGIMGTGNSLTVASGLVAVGAGAAVGFAGLGSGMGQGITASSAVGAVVEEPDMFARGIIFTALSETQAIYGFLIAILLMVFGGILGG, encoded by the coding sequence ATGGTAGAAATTGTATTAGGAACAGCATTAGCAGCAATCGGCGCAGGTATAGCGGTCGGAATGGCTGGTTTAGGATCAGGTATAGGACAAGGAATTGCAGCAGCAGGAAGTGTAGGTGCAGTAGCAGAAGACCCTGATATGTTTGCAAGAGGTATTATTTTCACAGCATTGCCAGAAACACAAGCTATATACGGTTTCTTGATTGCCATTCTGCTCCTGGTTTTCTCAGGAATTATGGGTACAGGAAATTCATTAACTGTAGCATCAGGATTAGTCGCTGTAGGTGCAGGTGCTGCAGTTGGATTTGCAGGTTTAGGTTCAGGTATGGGTCAAGGTATAACAGCATCTTCTGCTGTTGGAGCCGTTGTTGAAGAACCAGACATGTTTGCAAGAGGTATTATATTTACAGCTCTATCAGAGACACAGGCTATATACGGTTTCCTTATTGCTATATTGCTTATGGTCTTCGGTGGAATTCTTGGAGGATAA
- a CDS encoding V-type proton ATPase subunit E: MSAGTGKIFSSIMSDAQFKADSVLEEAEKESTSILGEGEKISIIEKEKILEDGKKQSAMRYQQIISEAKMNSRRMELEAREEIIEKSFKKAEEKLAEIASSTSEEYKESLKNIITEAALEIGGGELIILLKQEDVAKIKDSISSIENEVKEKTSNETKLEIGDNINTIGGSIVKTKNGDIEVNNTIEARMLRFKKSLRSEVARILFK; encoded by the coding sequence ATGAGTGCCGGGACAGGGAAAATATTCTCAAGTATAATGTCAGATGCTCAATTCAAAGCGGATTCTGTATTGGAAGAAGCTGAGAAGGAAAGCACCTCCATTTTAGGAGAAGGCGAAAAGATTTCCATTATTGAAAAGGAAAAAATCTTAGAAGACGGTAAAAAACAGTCTGCAATGAGGTATCAACAGATAATCTCTGAAGCTAAGATGAACTCGAGAAGGATGGAACTTGAGGCAAGAGAAGAAATAATAGAAAAATCCTTTAAAAAAGCTGAAGAAAAGCTTGCAGAAATTGCGTCTTCAACATCCGAAGAATATAAAGAATCTCTTAAAAATATTATAACAGAAGCTGCATTGGAAATTGGAGGCGGAGAACTTATTATACTCCTCAAACAGGAAGATGTAGCTAAAATAAAAGATTCTATATCGTCAATAGAAAATGAAGTTAAAGAAAAAACAAGTAACGAAACTAAGTTAGAGATAGGGGATAACATCAACACCATTGGTGGATCTATAGTAAAAACTAAAAATGGTGATATAGAAGTTAACAACACTATCGAAGCAAGGATGCTTAGATTTAAAAAATCTCTAAGATCAGAAGTTGCACGTATACTTTTCAAATGA
- a CDS encoding V-type ATP synthase subunit C has protein sequence MVEDIATIVTSLGFPSVEAFIGAMFLVLAVVAVIVVVSTIKPVLDMFPYTYPNARVRARTGRLFTEKEFSEIVESQNIEEVKNYLRSVPDYAKYIDQYPLEKALDTQLAETYDLIARITPDNSKEVFQFLLKKWDIRNIKSIIIAKEAGLSSEETLNLIVPFGALTDKLDSLIEADNVTEVLNALEGTEYPKILEDAIPIYNETGLLLPLEASLDKYLLKNLLRASATPEDDNTSLLHNYIGTMVDVANIKIIIRAKADDLKFEDIEAYMISDGYQIREWKLKELMEAEDVAGVVNGLEGTDYAPMLSDAMSDYTETNSMASFENALDSHLTKTAKTISLKNQFGIGPMIGFLNRKESEVKKLKIIARGKREAGFSTSMIKEMLI, from the coding sequence ATGGTAGAAGATATTGCTACAATAGTTACTTCACTTGGATTTCCCTCGGTTGAAGCTTTTATCGGTGCAATGTTCCTAGTATTGGCAGTTGTGGCAGTAATAGTGGTTGTATCAACTATAAAACCTGTGTTAGATATGTTCCCCTACACTTATCCTAATGCTAGGGTAAGGGCAAGAACTGGAAGGTTGTTCACTGAAAAAGAGTTTTCAGAGATTGTTGAATCACAGAACATTGAAGAGGTTAAAAATTACCTACGAAGTGTACCTGATTATGCAAAGTACATTGATCAGTATCCTCTGGAAAAAGCACTGGACACTCAACTTGCAGAAACATACGATCTAATTGCAAGGATTACACCAGATAACAGTAAAGAAGTTTTCCAGTTTTTACTAAAAAAATGGGATATTAGGAATATCAAAAGTATTATAATCGCTAAAGAAGCAGGTCTAAGCTCAGAAGAAACTTTAAATCTAATAGTGCCATTTGGTGCACTTACTGATAAATTAGACAGCCTTATTGAAGCAGACAATGTTACAGAAGTACTTAATGCCCTTGAAGGCACTGAATATCCAAAAATTTTAGAGGATGCAATTCCTATTTACAATGAAACAGGCTTGCTGTTACCTTTAGAAGCATCTCTAGACAAATATTTATTAAAAAACCTCTTAAGAGCTTCAGCAACTCCTGAAGATGATAACACAAGTCTTCTTCATAACTATATTGGTACTATGGTTGATGTTGCAAATATCAAGATTATTATTAGGGCCAAAGCAGACGATCTTAAGTTTGAAGACATTGAAGCATATATGATTTCAGATGGTTATCAAATCAGGGAATGGAAGCTAAAGGAACTTATGGAAGCTGAAGATGTTGCTGGCGTTGTAAATGGATTGGAAGGTACAGATTATGCACCTATGCTATCAGATGCAATGTCAGATTATACTGAAACAAATTCCATGGCAAGTTTTGAAAATGCATTGGATAGTCACTTAACTAAAACAGCTAAAACCATATCATTGAAAAATCAGTTTGGGATAGGACCTATGATAGGATTTTTAAATAGGAAGGAAAGTGAAGTAAAGAAATTAAAAATCATAGCTAGAGGTAAAAGGGAAGCTGGATTCTCAACTTCAATGATTAAGGAGATGTTGATATGA
- a CDS encoding V-type ATP synthase subunit F produces the protein MKSSIAVMADEDTVTGFMLGGIKEGYPVKDMEKAGEILEDLVKKDFSVIITTEKIGDKFRDTIDKLTSERALPMIIEIPDKTGSIERESDPMRELIRRVIGVEMVK, from the coding sequence ATGAAATCAAGTATAGCTGTGATGGCTGATGAAGATACAGTAACAGGTTTTATGCTCGGAGGTATTAAAGAAGGATACCCTGTTAAGGATATGGAAAAAGCTGGAGAAATTCTTGAAGATCTAGTAAAAAAGGATTTTTCAGTCATAATAACAACCGAGAAAATAGGTGACAAATTTAGAGACACTATAGATAAATTAACAAGTGAACGCGCACTGCCTATGATAATTGAAATACCAGACAAAACAGGCTCGATTGAAAGGGAATCTGATCCTATGAGAGAGCTAATAAGAAGAGTAATTGGGGTTGAGATGGTAAAATGA